A genomic stretch from Deltaproteobacteria bacterium includes:
- a CDS encoding ABC transporter substrate-binding protein: protein MKGKAMFVLLSSLILGVFIVTTGAWAQAVRGVTDTEILVGQTGPQTGPAALWGAVARGTGLYFKGINDEGGIHGRKIKYFLRDDSYSPAKTKAIGKEFVEQIGIFSTVGCVGVGPGMTVRDYYTENKVIMVSMGCSGVTNWIQPFQKYIFPIYPLYIDEGYALIRYFHENMKITKIAMFYQNDDYGKQGLEGVERYVKEKNLQLVASVSAEVTDRDLSSHVLKLKASGAEAVVMWAMPTHGALLLGESAKIGFKPQWGTSSTLSDGVAMMGVTKGLWAGMIHSNFGETPDSNHPLMVKYRAWHQKYEPKERWSTFYIAGIVFAEPFVEGLKRTGKNLTPDTFVKAMETMKDWQGIGPPITFIPTDHQGGKHVFFGQVQPDGSIKRLSEWTRITK, encoded by the coding sequence ATGAAAGGAAAAGCGATGTTTGTTTTACTAAGTTCGTTGATCCTCGGAGTTTTTATCGTAACCACGGGGGCCTGGGCCCAAGCAGTGAGAGGAGTTACTGACACAGAGATCCTGGTGGGGCAGACGGGTCCTCAGACCGGACCGGCCGCTCTCTGGGGTGCAGTCGCCCGGGGAACAGGGCTTTACTTTAAGGGCATCAACGACGAGGGAGGGATTCACGGAAGGAAGATAAAGTATTTTCTCCGCGATGATTCCTACTCGCCGGCCAAAACCAAAGCCATTGGCAAAGAGTTTGTAGAACAGATCGGGATCTTCTCGACGGTAGGTTGCGTAGGGGTTGGACCCGGGATGACGGTCCGAGATTATTACACGGAAAACAAAGTCATCATGGTGAGTATGGGATGCAGCGGCGTGACCAACTGGATCCAACCTTTCCAAAAATACATCTTCCCCATCTACCCCTTATACATTGACGAAGGCTACGCCCTCATTCGCTATTTCCATGAGAACATGAAAATCACCAAGATAGCCATGTTCTACCAGAACGATGACTATGGAAAACAAGGCTTGGAAGGCGTGGAGCGATACGTGAAGGAGAAAAACCTGCAACTGGTCGCTTCGGTATCGGCCGAGGTAACGGACCGGGATCTGAGTTCTCATGTTTTGAAACTTAAAGCCTCCGGAGCAGAGGCCGTGGTCATGTGGGCCATGCCTACCCATGGGGCGTTGCTCTTGGGAGAATCAGCCAAGATCGGTTTCAAACCCCAATGGGGGACCAGCAGCACGCTCTCCGATGGGGTGGCGATGATGGGGGTCACTAAAGGTCTCTGGGCGGGAATGATTCATTCCAACTTCGGAGAGACGCCGGATTCGAATCACCCTCTGATGGTTAAATATCGCGCCTGGCACCAAAAATATGAGCCCAAAGAGCGGTGGTCGACCTTCTATATTGCCGGGATTGTGTTTGCCGAGCCCTTCGTTGAAGGACTCAAGCGAACGGGAAAGAATTTGACCCCCGATACATTCGTGAAGGCCATGGAGACTATGAAGGACTGGCAGGGCATCGGCCCGCCCATTACTTTCATC
- a CDS encoding branched-chain amino acid ABC transporter permease, with amino-acid sequence MLGQLIVSGLAVGFCYALLALGMVIIYKTSEVLNFAQGEMAMISSFVAFTLLESYHLSFPLALLLTFLFAAGLGAFLEFTFLRPAKDPTVIGMIIITLGFEMILMGLAGWKWGPDQRSMPFPISGFETYNFFGLLISKVNFWTIIICLILMALLFFFFQYSKLGTAMRATQQNRLVARLMGIRTKRIFSFTWALSSFIGAVAGMFIAALTVLDPPMMMDPLMKAFAAAVLGGMTSLPGAALGGAILGVVENLFGGYVSLSFKSVVAFTIIVLMLCIRPSGLLGKHFVKKV; translated from the coding sequence CGGAAGTGTTAAATTTTGCCCAGGGGGAGATGGCCATGATTAGTTCATTCGTGGCCTTTACCTTGTTAGAAAGTTATCACCTTTCCTTTCCTCTTGCCCTACTTTTGACTTTCCTATTTGCCGCGGGTCTGGGAGCCTTTTTGGAATTTACCTTTTTGCGACCGGCAAAAGACCCGACGGTAATCGGGATGATCATTATCACCCTGGGATTTGAGATGATCCTCATGGGATTGGCGGGGTGGAAATGGGGCCCCGACCAGCGCTCGATGCCTTTCCCTATCTCCGGATTCGAGACTTATAATTTTTTTGGTCTGTTAATCAGTAAAGTTAATTTTTGGACGATCATCATCTGCTTGATCTTGATGGCTCTTCTTTTCTTTTTCTTCCAGTATTCCAAGCTGGGCACGGCCATGCGGGCCACCCAGCAGAACCGCTTGGTGGCCCGCCTGATGGGCATCCGCACCAAACGTATTTTCTCTTTTACCTGGGCGCTTAGCTCCTTTATCGGGGCGGTAGCGGGGATGTTTATCGCCGCCCTTACGGTTCTGGATCCACCCATGATGATGGACCCGCTGATGAAAGCTTTTGCTGCCGCCGTGCTCGGAGGAATGACCAGCTTGCCGGGAGCGGCATTAGGGGGAGCCATTTTAGGAGTGGTAGAAAATCTTTTTGGAGGATATGTTTCTTTGTCCTTTAAATCGGTGGTGGCTTTTACCATCATTGTTCTGATGCTCTGCATCCGGCCCAGTGGCCTTTTAGGCAAGCATTTTGTGAAGAAGGTCTAA